The following proteins are encoded in a genomic region of Fusarium keratoplasticum isolate Fu6.1 chromosome 9, whole genome shotgun sequence:
- a CDS encoding Glucose-6-phosphate isomerase produces MAPANTLPAWSDLQAHRDSVGKSFVLKEAFASDPDRFDRFTRTFKAEGSNDILFDFSKNFLTDETLDLLVKLAEQAGVEKKRDAMFAGEKINFTEDRAVYHTALRNVGGWEMKVDGVDVTAGVNEVLDHMKEFSEQVRSGEWKGYTGKKLTTIINVGIGGSDLGPVMVTEALKHYGADDMTLHFVSNIDGTHMAEALKASDPETTLFLIASKTFTTAETTTNANTAKTWFLEKTNGEGEIAKHFVALSTNESEVTKFGIDSKNMFGFESWVGGRYSVWSAIGLSVALYIGFDNFHKFLSGAHAMDKHFRETPLKENIPVLGGLLSVWYSDFFQAQTHLVAPFDQYLHRFPAYLQQLSMESNGKTITSDGSSAKYTTGPILFGEPCTNAQHSFFQLVHQGTKLIPTDFILAAKSHNPITNNLHQKMLASNYFAQAEALMVGKTDEQVRAEGAPEALVPHKRFLGNRPTTSILVGGTIGPAELGALIVYYEHLTFTEGAVWDVNSFDQWGVELGKVLAKKILKELDEEGNGEGHDASTGGLIGAFKKYAN; encoded by the exons ATGGCCCCCGCCAACACCCTCCCCGCCTGGTCGGACCTCCAGGCTCACCGCGATAGCGTCGGCAAGTCGTTTGTCCTCAAGGAGGCCTTTGCCTCTGACCCCGATCGATTCGACCGCTTCACCCGAaccttcaaggctgagggCAGCAACGATATCCTCTTCGACTTTAGCAAGAACTTCCTCACCGATGAgaccctcgacctcctcgtcaagcttGCCGAGCAGGCCGgcgtcgagaagaagcgcgaTGCCATGTTTGCTGGCGAAAAGATCAACTTTACCGAGGACCGTGCTGTCTACCACACTGCTCTGCGAAACGTTGGCGGCTGGGAGATGAaggtcgatggtgtcgacgTTACTGCTGGCGTCAACGAGGTTTTGGACCACATGAAGGAGTTCTCTGAGCAGGTCCGCAGCGGCGAGTGGAAGGGATACACCGGAAAGAAGCTCACCACCATTATCAACGTTGGTATTGGTGGTTCTGATCT CGGCCCCGTCATGGTCACCGAGGCTCTTAAGCACTACGGTGCTGATGACATGACCCTTCACTTTGTCTCCAACATTGACGGCACCCACATGGCtgaggctctcaaggctTCTGACCCCGAGACCACTCTCTTCCTCATTGCCTCCAAGACCTTTACCACTGCtgagaccaccaccaacgccaacacCGCCAAGACATGGTTCCTCGAGAAGACCAacggcgagggcgagatcGCCAAGCACTTTGTTGCTCTGTCCACCAACGAGTCCGAGGTGACCAAGTTTGGCATTGACAGCAAGAACATGTTTGGCTTTGAGAGCTGGGTCGGTGGTCGATACTCTGTCTGGAGTGCCATTGGTCTTAGCGTTGCTCTGTACATTGGCTTTGACAACTTCCACAAGTTCCTCAGCGGTGCTCATGCCATGGATAAGCACTTCCGCGAGACTCCTCTCAAGGAGAACATTCCCGTTCTCGGTGGTCTTCTGAGTGTGTGGTACTCTGACTTTTTCCAGGCCCAGACCCACCTGGTTGCTCC CTTCGACCAGTACCTTCACAGATTCCCTGCCTACCTCCAGCAGCTTTCTATGGAGTCCAACGGCAAGACCATCACATCTGATGGATCTTCTGCCAAGTACACTACTG GCCCCATCCTCTTTGGTGAGCCTTGCACCAACGCTCAGCactccttcttccagcttGTCCACCAGGGAACCAAGCTGATCCCCACCGACTTCATTCTGGCTGCCAAGTCTCACaaccccatcaccaacaaccttcACCAGAAGATGCTGGCCTCCAACTACTTTGCTCAGGCCGAGGCTCTCATGGTTGGCAAGACTGACGAGCAAGTCCGAGCTGAGGGTGCTCCCGAGGCTCTTGTTCCTCACAAGCGATTCCTTGGTAACCGGCCTACCACTTCGATCCTGGTTGGCGGCACCATCGGCCCTGCTGAGCTGGGTGCTCTGATTGTCTACTACGAGCACCTGACCTTCACTGAGGGAGCGGTCTGGGACGTCAACAGCTTCGACCAGTGGGGTGTCGAGCTGGGCAAGGtgttggccaagaagattctcaaggagctcgatgAGGAGGGCAACGGCGAGGGTCACGATGCTTCGACGGGCGGCCTCATTGGTGCGTTCAAGAAGTATGCCAACTAA